The Vigna radiata var. radiata cultivar VC1973A unplaced genomic scaffold, Vradiata_ver6 scaffold_309, whole genome shotgun sequence genome has a segment encoding these proteins:
- the LOC106755031 gene encoding rop guanine nucleotide exchange factor 7, which produces MDSTITQQEVREQKQTQQQHQYQKHCAPLVRLRRSTNPNPFSILVFWVSKSLRSLCFRVQLSQGFCLRRIQYHGVVINNSVLYASSSSSSAFVEGKIAAMEGLSLVEESEVVEESKGTENGGKRGTFADLIEEKGRESSFSSDFLSSETTHEEHSRSSTEDSSSPPSVGWTVQEIAASDCASPHDSEDGEKKNSVLESKEFKKQVSALPEIEMMKERFAKLLLGEDMSGCGNGVPTALAISNAITNLCATLFGQLWRLEPLRSEKKAMWRREIEWFLSVSDHIVEFTPNWQTFPDGTKLEVMTCRPRSDLYVNLPALRKLDNMLLEILDSFVNTEFWYVDQGVLAPDADGPSSFRQALKRQEEKWWLPVPRVPPCGLHENSRKQLQHKRDCTNQILKAAMAINSTTIAEMDIPESYLESLPKTARLSLGDVIHRYITSDHFSPECLLACLDLSSEHQAIEIANRAEASMYIWRKKTNSKPAISARSSSRSSWEMVKDLMVDADKRDLFAERAESLLLSLKQRFPGLPQTTLDTSKIQYNKDVGKAILESYSRVLESLAFNLVARIDDVLYVDDLTKHSDKISSLSKVGVVTHKQRISVPYSVPVPSTPYKSAIGTPALSPSHISPSKGGKSPLNNDNNLHQRGAGVKKSLTDFLSIDPKGRDSGSSTGKQVSESNRVDEEVSTCETDVESSDCTEGGASPSILDRKWHV; this is translated from the exons ATGGATAGTACTATCACCCAACAAGAAGTGAGAGAACAAAAACAGACCCAACAACAGCACCAGTACCAGAAGCATTGTGCCCCATTGGTGAGGCTCAGAAGGTCCACTAATCCTAACCCGTTTTCCATTCTGGTCTTCTGGGTGTCTAAATCTCTTAGAAGTTTGTGTTTCAGAGTTCAACTATCACAAGGGTTTTGCTTGAGGAGGATTCAGTACCATGGCGTGGTGATTAACAACTCTGTCCTCtatgcttcttcttcttcttcatctgctTTTGTTGAAGGGAAAATTGCTGCAATGGAGGGTTTGAGTTTGGTTGAGGAGAGTGAGGTTGTTGAAGAAAGTAAAGGAACTGAAAATGGTGGTAAGAGAGGAACTTTTGCTGATTTGATTGAAGAAAAGGGTCGTGAGAGCAGTTTCAGCTCAGATTTTCTGTCATCCGAGACCACTCATGAGGAGCACAGTAGGAGTAGCACTGAGGACTCGTCTTCACCACCTTCGGTGGGGTGGACTGTTCAGGAAATTGCTGCATCAGATTGTGCCAGTCCTCATGACAGTGAAGATGGAGAGAAGAAGAACTCCGTTTTGGAGAGCAAGGAGTTTAAGAAACAAGTTTCAGCCTTACCAG AGATTGAGATGATGAAGGAAAGGTTTGCAAAACTGTTGCTTGGAGAAGATATGTCAGGTTGTGGAAATGGGGTCCCTACAGCCTTGGCCATCTCAAATGCCATAACCAATCTCTGTG CTACACTCTTTGGGCAACTTTGGAGATTAGAACCCCTGCGTTCAGAGAAGAAAGCGATGTGGCGAAGAGAGATAGAGTGGTTTCTTTCTGTCAGTGATCATATAGTCGAATTCACACCTAATTGGCAGACATTTCCAGATGGAACCAAGCTTGAG GTCATGACTTGTAGACCGCGCTCAGATCTTTATGTCAATCTACCTGCTCTGCGCAAACTAGACAATATGCTTCTT GAAATTCTAGATAGTTTTGTGAATACAGAGTTCTGGTATGTAGACCAGGGGGTTCTAGCTCCGGATGCCGATGGTCCATCATCATTCCGACAAGCACTTAAGCGGCAGGAGGAGAAATGGTGGCTTCCTGTACCACGAGTCCCTCCCTGCGGTCTCCATGAAAACTCAAGGAAGCAGTTGCAGCACAAACGTGATTGCACAAACCAAATATTAAAGGCTGCAATGGCCATTAACAGCACCACTATAGCAGAAATGGACATTCCTGAGTCCTATTTGGAATCTCTTCCAAAG ACTGCTAGACTAAGCTTGGGGGATGTTATACATCGTTATATAACATCAGATCATTTTTCTCCTGAGTGCTTGCTAGCTTGCCTTGATTTATCTTCTGAGCATCAAGCTATAGAGATTGCAAACCGAGCCGAGGCTTCAATGTACATTTGGCGCAAGAAGACCAACTCCAAGCCTGCCATCAGTGCCAGGTCCAGTTCAAGATCATCATGGGAAATGGTCAAGGATCTGATGGTTGATGCAGACAAGAGGGATTTGTTTGCAGAGAGAGCCGAAAGCCTCTTGCTTTCCTTGAAGCAGCGGTTTCCTGGTCTGCCTCAAACAACCTTGGATACAAGCAAAATCCAGTACAACAAG GATGTTGGAAAAGCCATTTTGGAGAGCTACTCTAGAGTACTGGAGAGTTTGGCATTCAACCTGGTAGCACGGATTGATGATGTGCTCTATGTGGACGACTTGACCAAACATTCAGATAAAATCTCTTCGCTCTCAAAAGTTGGTGTAGTAACTCACAAGCAGAGAATATCAGTTCCATACTCAGTGCCTGTACCTAGCACACCCTACAAATCGGCTATAGGCACACCAGCTCTTTCTCCATCACATATCAGTCCTTCCAAGGGAGGGAAGTCTCCACTCAACAATGACAACAATCTCCATCAAAGAGGGGCAGGTGTGAAGAAATCTTTGACTGATTTTCTTAGCATTGATCCAAAAGGGAGGGACAGTGGCAGTTCAACTGGGAAACAAGTTTCAGAATCAAATAGAGTTGATGAAGAAGTATCAACATGTGAAACAGATGTGGAGTCCAGTGATTGCACAGAAGGTGGTGCCAGCCCAAGTATCCTGGACAGGAAATGGCATGTGTGA
- the LOC106755029 gene encoding probable glutathione S-transferase, with the protein MATNQEEVKLLGVVGSPFVCRVHIALKFKGVEYKFLEENLGNKSELLLKYNPVHKKVPVLVHGEKPLAESLVIVEYIDETWNNNPILPSDPYQRALARFWAKFIDDKVVGAAWKSVFSVDEKEREKNVQEALEGLKFLEDEIKGKKKFFGGEEIGLVDIGGVFIAFWIPIIQEIAGLQLFTSEKFPNLYKWSQELMNHSVVKEVLPPREPLFAFFKARYENLTASA; encoded by the exons ATGGCTACGAATCAGGAAGAGGTGAAGCTTTTGGGAGTTGTGGGAAGCCCTTTTGTGTGTAGGGTGCACATTGCTCTCAAATTCAAGGGCGTTGAATACAAATTTTTGGAAGAAAATTTGGGCAACAAGAGTGAATTGCTTCTGAAATACAACCCAGTTCACAAGAAGGTTCCAGTCCTTGTTCACGGCGAGAAACCCCTTGCAGAGTCCCTTGTGATTGTTGAATACATCGATGAGACATGGAACAACAACCCCATCTTGCCTTCNGATCCTTACCAGAGAGCCTTGGCTCGTTTCTGGGCCAAATTCATTGATGACAAG GTTGTGGGTGCTGCATGGAAATCTGTTTTCAGTGTCGATGAGAAAGAGAGGGAGAAGAATGTGCAAGAGGCATTGGAGGGTCTGAAGTTTCTTGAGGATGAGATAAAGGGGAAGAAGAAGTTTTTTGGAGGAGAGGAGATTGGGTTGGTGGATATTGGTGGTGTGTTCATAGCGTTTTGGATTCCAATTATTCAGGAAATAGCAGGGTTGCAGTTATTCACCAGTGAGAAATTTCCTAATCTCTATAAATGGAGCCAAGAGTTGATGAATCACTCTGTTGTGAAGGAAGTTCTTCCTCCAAGAGAACCATTGTTTGCCTTCTTCAAAGCCCGCTATGAAAACCTCACTGCCTCAGCATAG